The Maylandia zebra isolate NMK-2024a linkage group LG14, Mzebra_GT3a, whole genome shotgun sequence genome includes the window TTAGCCAAATGTGCATGTGACACTACCTAACCAATCGATCGTGGCTGTTTCCAGCTGTCTGATACATCATTTTGGAACAAAACTCTTCAAATGTGCAGCTGCACCCTGGTGGGACAAATGCAAGGCAGCATCCAAACACatcagcattaaaaaaagaaaagaaggcagTCCAGCTGGAAGAGCCAGAAAAGAAACATAGACATGTGGAATGGTAAAAattcctgcacacacacacacacacacacacacacacacacacacacacacacacacacacacacacacgctcacgtGCGCGAACATAATCGCGCGAATGAAGAATCATACTTGCACACTGGACATGTCACAGACATATCTGGCATGCATCTTTAGAAGAAAACACTTTTTGTTAGAAATTCTTTAACTGGTCTAGAGCTCTGATCATTTCTGTATGTACATAAATTAACAATAAATATAGGTaatgttttttatatatttttaaatatatatatatatgtatatatattatataataatgaaatattcttatatatttcaaatatattCATGACCTCTTTCCaatctgaaacatttttaaagagaTATAATCACAGTTTAGTAATAAAACATGTAAGAACACAGGACTCCCTACTGGTCGGTCTAGCTGCAGCGTCCCCGTTTCAAAGTTTATCAAGTTGTGATCAAAgtccagccttttttttttcttttttcccccagacTAATACATTCGACTTCATCAGAAGGATGAGAAATAATGCGACATAAGGTAGGTAACACTGTGACGGGAGAAACCGAGCCTGCGAATCGCATCTTATCAATCTTACGCTCTACTCATCGGTATGTCAGGGAACCAGCCCGGACAGAAACCACACAGTCCAGGCTCAAACAAGGCAATAAGGGCTGATCAGTGAAGCTGATCTCCCAGCTACAATACGTCTTTTCTCGTGGAGTGAACCTGTCCTCTGATCACCTGGAGGTTTACTGAAGGGACGCTGCAGCGAGGACCTCTAGGGTACGATTGATTTGGAACAGTCGGAGAGTGTAGAAAGCCGTTAAGACTCAAAAGGATCCCCCTCCCCTTTTCTTTGACTCaatctctcctcttcttctgttcTTTTTCAGACACACATAGACTGGAACTGGACCACATTAACACTGACTGAGGGGAGATAGGTTGTCTAAATGCATGCAGTAGTTTTCCTTCGCTCTCTCCGCCACGCTCCTGGCTCACATAGCTTACAGTAGGATGCACTTGGAAATAAAGAGAGTAGAAGGAAACGGTTATCCCCAAGGTGTTTAGAGGAAGCAAGTCTTGCACCTCCTCTTGTTGGGGATAGCTCGATTCCTGTGTGTGATCGGGACCCTTTCTGTCCGTGGTTTCGTCCTCTGGGGGTGGTTTTAACTTCCATACGCTAGAGATGACTGTTCCTCTCTTTATGTCCATGGATCCGCTCACTATTGGTCCCACCACCCCTCtctgttctctctctgtcttgccGCTGACGGCATACTGgttcaaaaagaaaacaggtcCCGTATTGCACAGCATGCCCTCATGGCCTGATGGTAGTGTGTCAGTGATAGCGACTGCGCTTCTCCTCAGTCTCAGAGGGGTAGTCCCTTAAACCAATGCCTCTCTGGAGGTTCAATAAAGAGTCTTTCATCTGAAGAAGCAAAACAACAGGAACACGTGTTAAATAGTATTTTCTCCATTTTAATAACAGGCGAAAAAGTTATTCAAACTTTTGGTCGCAATAGCATAAATGAAAATCAAGCTAGTTAGCAAATGTAAGCTTTGGTCAGAGTTGAATGTATTTATGAGAACACGTACAATCTCTTCTGgcagaaataatattaaaattacactaatattaaaaatgaaactattaaaaatattgaaacacataaataaaagtaaaactacattttcagaattattatttatcttatttaatttaaataatgttaattatattattatttactatctgctgtaaaaaaagaaactttttctATACCTGGTCCAGCAGCACTACGGATGACTTGATAATCTCCCTCCACTTTTGCAGCTCAGCATCGTGGTACCGCTGCTGTGCCTCCAGGAGTTGGGCCCACTCCATCTGCGTCTGAGGCAGTTTActtggaaaaacacacacacagataaacacacacagcaaccTAAGGGTGCAGGCACTGAAGCATTATTTCCATTTTAAGGGACTGCTAACAATCAGTAAGCAAGCGTGGAGATTTCCTGTTCAAGGCAATATGGATGCAGTTTACTTGACGGATGTGTGTGCCTGTCTGGAATTGTATTACAGTGTTTGGGTATCTTTAATGTGTTTAACAGAAAGTTCTGTGTAAAGagtaatgaaaaaaacagtGCAATAAACCGTGTGTACACATGGATCTGTTGGGGTGTGTTTACCTTTCATGAAACCGCAGACCTTGCCAGGTTGTTAAGGACTGCGCAGAGTACTCCAGCATCCACAGTTTGTAGAAAAGCATCATGTTGAGGAACACAAGCAGGACCAGGCTGGAGGAGGGCAAAGAGACAGAAATGAAGAAAGAGAGTCAACAAATGAGGGCTCAGCTTCACTTTGAAATCATTCATAATGCCTCTAATGAGCTGGTATGAGCACTCTGATGTATACTGAAAGTACACTTTGACTGTGGGATGGTTTTCAATAAATACTGAATACAGACGGATGACAAATGTAATGATTAAATGAATCTCTGTTATGCTTTGGGGGCATTTTGCTCACATAGTTTGGATCTACTTGCAAACTTTATCCTCTCTGCCAGGATAAAGGACACGAGGGCGTCGCTAAATAGTTTGATACACACACGTGGGAACAAAGCTGTTTTTAGAGTAATGAGAGTTCAACATCACTGAACGCCTACAGGAAACTTTGGACTGTgcatcagtcagtcagtcactcTCCACCGACATTGAGACATTAAATAAAAGAGCAAACTTGCTAAGGAACGCTAAAGCCAATCGGCCGACATATAGTGGCCCAGTACCTTACTAAGACAGTTTGTTAgtttttctataatttgtaaTCTGTCTATATATCAGAGAACATATATGTGTACCTGAGACAGATCCTATGGATGGCAatgaaagaagaggagaaaggagTTATACTCAAAAGAACAATAATGACATATTTCTAAGGAAATTAAAATAAGTCATGTCAGCATGTGTCAAATGTACATTTACATCCTGATGGACAACTGTGCAGCCATCCTCACAGGAATGACGTGTGCACGTGCGTGCTCTGATGAGCTGCTTACACAAAGCTGATGATGAGCAGCAGTTTGGAGACGCTGTACAGAGCGAAGCCTCCGGGCAGGTGTTCTGGACTCTGGTGTCTCGTTTGCGTGGAGCCGGCCACGTGTTTGATCCTCTGGATCACTTCCTCATCTGTCGGCGTGGTAACGGGGCTGAGGGCCTCATCCAGATGCTGGCTGCGCATGTGGGGAAGCGGCCTCTTCTTGCGCCTCACCGTGGAGTTCTTCACCACTTTTGCCTTTGGAGACAGCTGGTGAGTCTCCATGAGTATCTCCTCCAGCTTGGACAGCTCCAACTCtgagagaggaaaaacacacctgttacatataaatatatataacacccaTGCACTTTCAGCTTGTTGAAAACATCCACATGCTCTTGTTCTCTCTTTAAGCATTAAGCAATGATTAGATTAAGTCTATCGTTGCCATTATTTCTCCCCTTGAATGGGGGGAGTATGTAATCGGTTCCATttctttgtctgtctgtttgtctcTTTGCTGCAGTCCAGTGTCCAAAGATATCATTGTGAAAGTTTTGTGTGATGGTAGATACcaataacagcttcagctgatttAATTAAGGTATAACTTGGGTCAAGATCACATCAAATGTtaaaatcagtaaaaaaaaactatattacCCACAATTTTTATGGAGTTCACAACAATATACCAGGCCTTGGAGGACGGGTACCATGTTGGCTGAGCATTTGAGTTTGACCTTCATTGTTAGCGCCCAAGATCATATCGAGCATAACACCCCCTTTTTTGAAAAAATACGATGCTCTACGAGCTCACAGTGACGCCATAACAGGCTGATGTCATCATATtctaataaaaacaagctgacgtcagcatgttgtaataaaagcatcataaataaaggttttagtttagccctTGCTCTTCGAGTTGCGCTCTCTGAGTCTTCTTGTTAAGAAAACCACATGACTGATGTGACCAATCGAAACAGCCAACCAAACAATCATGGAGTTTACCAAGATGGCGGAAGTTTTCTTCAAGCCCACTCCAGAAGTTCTTCTCTATGAAGCCTTTTACCAGCCCCCATGGCTGTTTCCTGTAACGCAGCTCTGTTGATATCCTAGGAGAAGAGGATGACTGTATTCATACACAGGTTCTGTCTTTGCAATAAAATGCTAAATAAATTGAGATAAACCATGAAAAGAAAcacttaaaaataatttaaacacGGGGAAAGATGGTCCAAAAATAATTATGTCACGAAGTCTTATGACTCACCGTAACCGACACTTGTTCTTGGCCACCCTCGTGAGCATGTAGCGGTTGAGAGTGTAGAAGTAGTCATGATAGGGGACGTCGTGTGTGATGACCTCAGCATCAATGATGTAACACTCACTCTCCTGACTGGCTTTGTATAGAGTCTGATACAATCAACAAAATGTAGTTTAAGTGTCTCATAAAGCACAGCAGAGCTTAAATAATTAAACATGTTTCTACTTGACATGACTACCTGTGTCTCAGTGACTGTGGCTGTTTTGGGAGCCAGGGGGTTGGACAGAGAGATGGTGTACATGATTTCTCTGGTCTGGTTCCCATCTTCCTCCTTCTTCCATGGATGGTACACTATATCTGAAAAGCAAATGTTCGAATTGAATAAAGCCTGTCTTTTTAGCTTGCACTCTTTCCAAGGAGCTCAGACGTGACTCGACTGAATCACGTGCAGGAACATCAGGCGTACCGACCTGAGAATCGCCTCTGCTCCATGAAATCACTCATGAACTGAGACTCCGTGAAAAGGATGTCATACAGCTTGTCCACACTGAACTTGTAGATCTCATTGATATGCTGCCTGCCATTGAGATCCTCATGGAAGGCTTGTACCTCTCCTACGTGgcaaagaaacacacataacaaataaagaaaatacatttcttaTGTTCTGGTTTTAAATTATATGAATAGTCGTCCTGTTAGCAAAGACCGTCCGCTCTCTGCAATTACCCTCGTCGTGTGTTTCTGAAGAATCACTGAGCTCAGTGGGGATGTCTTCATTGTCATTGAAGTCCAGTGACGGTGATGGGACAGGACCAGCAGGCCCACTGGTCTCATTCTTTTCCTCCACCACCAGAGGGACAGCCAGCAGATCACCATCTGGCAGGCAGTCTGCATATTCCTCAGCTGGGAGGTCAAACTGCGGAAAAACAATATGGTGAAGTTATTCAGAGATTCTGAGGTTTGCATGTGATTTGAttaaaatttttgtgatttgttttttttaaatactgaaaaacctgaaaaaactgcacaaaaataCTGAATGGAGCAATaatgatacaaattaaaactctTATATGCAAAGTAaaatgttatttcctttttaaaaacgtgaaaaatgtcaaaaggtagaataaacactgaaataaaaaaatagaaaggaATTGTCTGCCAATGATTTCATGTTTTAGGCTTTACGTGGTTAAAAACAGAGTATAGAGCATAACTGCAACAACTTACTGTGATGGTATCGTGGTTGCCAGGGGTGGGGATGGTGCTGTTTGGGATGAGCTTCTTTTGTACAGGAGGAGGGCTCCCTTCAGGCTTGGCTTCTACGTTGTTCTTGGACAAGTTATCATTGTTGATCTCATTCTCCTCATTGGGAATCTCCTCACTGAACCTGAAGGCAATGGAGAAACGTGACAGCCCCAGactttactgcagctgtagagACGTCTGCGATAATAGAATAGCTAAGTTACAAATATATGAGTTTCTGCCTGTAGTCTGGATGTAAGCAGTAAATGTGAATTTCTCTGATTGTAGACAGCAATGGATTTACAACAGATGGCAAGAGATTTCTAATTTCTGCTTATCTGTCACAGGTAATTCCCGTGTTATCAGAGGCTGCTGACTTGACCCCGTTCAATCACAAACTGATAGCAGAGTGAGTCctttttattgacattttatTGTCAACTTGACACACCCAGATGGCTACTGATTGCGAGCATGACCTTGTCACTGTCTATGAATCAACCACTGCAAAGGCAGCATGGTTTGTGGTTTTATGTAGGAATGTTTTTCACGCTGGCCAATCAAAGGAACTAGCTAACATGAGGGGAGTGCTATTGTTTCTGTATGTTTATATTATGTCACATGTTTGTGTCATGTCACACCGTCACGGGTTCATGTGCTTCTATGTTGCAGAGGTAGGTGATGAGTTCTCGAATGAACGACTtgttcaaatacattttttggcTCTTCTGAGCACAGTGAGCCAAGTGCCATTTATTTACATTATGTCATAAGGAACACAGACACCTCCACCCAAAACTGATGAGCTCAACACAAAAAGATCGAGATCGATAACTAGCACTAGGGGAGAAACATGTAAACTTGATTTTGAGGCAAACTGTCTCTTATGTGTATGTAGACATGTTCGCAACAAAGCCTTTAGCCTTCACTGTGAGTGCATTGTAGAATAAAAGCATTCAAACCGTGACTGTATTAATAGTACATCGGCACAGAAAATACTCAGTATTTACTGGCTCTGGCTCATGTTGGCCGGAATAATTATTTTCTAATTTGGGAAATTAGGCAACCAAATGACAATATTTATAGTGGTAGCCATAGTAACTGATGCAGCACCATAGCCAGACATACCCCATGGTGTTAAAGTCATCATCGGGAGGAACGTAGTCCTCGTCGTCACTGGTCAGGCCGAGCTCGTTGCCATAGCACTGATGAACAAAGTGCCAGAGCTCTTTGGGGCACAGAGGCTGCAGAAGATCAACAAACCAGTTATAAGGAACGAAGAGAGTGAGGAGGGAACCATGCAGCAATTTGTTGTTGTCATCCCATGtgtggcaaaagaaaaaaaatatagacCAAAGCATAAAGTCACAAATTGGATTTGCTGACCTTGTCGAGCAGCGCATTCTGCCACAGTCTAAACATCATCATGTACGTCCTGTCCCTGGCTCCGAACGAGGTGAAGAAGTGCTGCAGAGAATAAAACGCGATCTCGTATTAGCCGACATGGAACTAAAATAACACCATAAATAAAGGAATTTGCATCATGTACAAAGACatgcaaatagaaaaaaaagggaagagaGTCAGTTCTGGGAGATTAAATAAGTGGGAActaaaaagtaacaaaatacaaaatgaaagggagaaataattttgtaaattagttgaaataaatgaaaataaaaactaaagcaCATATTTCTGACACATTTACGGGTGCCCTCCATAATGTTTGAGGAAAAAGACGCAATTTTGTAGTTTTGCTTCTGCACACCACCACCCCACAGTGGGCTGTAAATCAAACATTTAATGTGTGATTCtaatgcagactttcagcttcaattcagattttttttcccaagaAAGTACAGGGACTAGAAAGTTACTGAAACCTCTTTAATTTGCAGCTTGTTTGCTTGTGTCATTTGCTTGCAGTTTTGCATTTAATAACTAAAAAAACGCCTCTGTTTCACTGAGATCAGATGACTGACTGGGCCATAGAAGAATATCCTGTTGTTTTTCCTTAAGAAACTCTTGGTTTGCACTCCTGGGGTGCTTTATCTCATCATCCATTTGTAGCTGTCTGATCAGTTTGGCAgtatttggctgaatctgagcagagagcaCAGCTCTGTAAACTTCACACTTCATCTTTGTGCTTCTATCAGCAgccacatcatcaataaacactgacatgtacacactgaaaacaaagtCTTGCGTATCCCTTACCTTCTCAGTGTCCGTGCAGACCTGGATGGCATTGGGAATGAGCCGGGCGGTCTTCTCCTTTGTCATTGAGCAGATGTCCTTTAGCCGCACCGTCAgctttaaacaaacacacaaatgtacaccattacttacacacacacacccaataCTGCCAGAAAGAATGCACAGAAGTGCAGCAATACCAGCGTTTCCCAGCGGAAGATGTTGCTATAGAAACAGATCCAGTTCTCAGAGAGGTAGAGTCGTCCCTGCAGGAGGATGTCCCGCTGAAGAGCACAGGAGTAGTCTGCAACATGGATGAGTCATGAAATCAGACATGatggaaaatgagaaaaaagacGGCACAGGAACTGCACCATgtagcacagaaacaacaacaacaaataggaCACAAAACTGACCATTTCAGCAAGTTCGAGTCAAGTTCACATGCAGTTTGATTTAGTCGGAAGCATTTACAACAATGACTGTACTCATAGGAACACTGAGAAACTCTCAACAACAAATGAGCGAAACTTGTGTTCACATTACGTGTTCACATGAGTGCCCGAAAAGGAAAAGGTCTCCTCAAACGATGACACTAAGGCCTCTGAAGACCGTGGGATTTATTTTACTCAGTGACAAAAATCGACACATATTTACAGTCATGCCATGATGTCAGCCGGTGGGAATATCCCGTACTTGTCTGCTCCGGAAGGATTAATCATTTTCTAATTACTACCAAGCTGGCTGCACCCTGCCAGTACTCAGATGGCCTCAGCGTGTACACTCACCCACAATGAGTCTCTCTGTGTCAGGGAGCTGCTTGAAGAGTTTCCTAAAGTCCTCATTGCGCTGCTTGTATGTCGGGCTCAGCACCTGCAGTGACAGGCAGAGtcagaaaccacacacacacaaacaaacacacactcgcaTCCTCATGCTCTGTTCACAAGTGTTGCCTCTGTCACACAGCCTGGGTTACTTGTTTCCACGAGCATGTGAGATAACCTTGTTAAAACCACCCACAGGTTTGATCGGTATGTCCGCTTTACTTTAATCATGCCGTGACTTTCATCCTGTGGGGGATTTTCACAGTTACTGCAAATGGAAATACAGAGTACGGCAAGCAGAGGTACGTAGCCCGAGATATCTGAAAGGACGCATCATAACCGATTTAAAGCGCAATACAAGGAAAGAATCAGCCCAGTGCAAATCATTCAAAACACATGCTGCCATGACTGGTATTTATGAGTCAGGATATCCTATTTGCATTACAGGGCGACATATTTCTGACAGTGAGGCTTTTGTTGGATCATCGATGAAATCTCAAGTGTAAACAAGCAGACAGTGTTGGCTTATTAGGATCAAACGGGAAGCATATTCTGTTTCATATGACCAGTATTTTTCTTTATGCTTGGCTTCAGCTGACTAGATTAGCCTGTGATATATCTCCAAATGTGTACCAGAGGGAAGGCGCTCACTGTCCGTGCCAGATGCTTTCCTTCAACAGGAAAACTTCAGGAAAACATAACAGCAACAAGAGTtaagcagaaagaaaagaaaatacatatTCCTTTTGATCGAGGCTCAAGGGAGAAGTCTAAAGCCAAAAAACTGAAAgtgttcttaaaaaaaatcatgccgTTCTCTGCAGACATCATCatgtttccattttttaaaacaaccCTAGAAACAACCTCCGCTGTTGACAAATGAAATCACTCACATAGTAACTGGACAATCATGCCAAACAACAGGCCTATGTGAGCTCAAGAAGATTTCAAatagcaaagactcacagccaaACCACTTGTTTGAATTATTGGTGGGGATTTACCACAGAACTACGCtcacagcagcatgcacagcacACAAAGTTCCCTAAAAAAGCCCTCTGGGCGATCCTCTGTTTTGCCGCTTCAAggttacattttcatttttcaacGCTTCTCCCCGTGATGTTTTCAGCTTACGAGCTGGGGTCGACTTACAGCAGGAATCTCCTCACTGTCCCACTCGGGGTCTTGAAGGTCTGAGGCAGCCCAGCCCCACTCCCAACCCCATTCCCCTctagctggaccctgcagaacCCACAATGCCAACGCCTCATCCAGCTCCAGCATGGCCTCCCAGTCAGACAGCGTACAGTCCTCATCCAGTTCCATATTCAGGGCGCCAGATCCTTTTTGCTGCCTGGATGGAAACAAGTTTTCCAAAAATGCGCCCCAGTGGGCTCGTCTCACAGCCGACTTGACTTGTCAGTTCGAGAAAAGTTGGGAAAATAAGAGAAGCCAGACAACGTGTGCAGCAGTTTGAAGCTGTAGTATCCGCGCTCCCCTCCTAATCTTGGGTGCTGCTCCCTTTCAACACTGAGCAGTGGACACAACGCACTCCAGCCACATGATTCCTGTCTCACTCTGTCTTTCTGTGCCTCTCTCTCGCTTCCTTTCATGCAGACAGGGAGAGGAGTTACGGCCGTTGCCCTCTAGTAACCCCAGCCAACAAGTCCTTTATTATCACGCCagtagccttttccttttttctgcttACTCCTCCTCGTAAGTGTGCAAGCAgagcatgagtgtgtgtgtgtgtgtgtgtgtattgctgtCCAGGTCTGAGTGCCTGATAATTACTCTGTTTATGACCAGCAAAGAATGAGGCGAGTTTACTCTGCAGACTGGAGGATTAATATAAACAAAGATGTAGCTGTAGGGGAAAAAAGTAGGACtgaataaagggaaaaaaagccaaAGTATGTGTTGAGTCCGTCTTACAGTCTGAGCGAGTGATTGAGTTATAGAGAACAGATGTGAGCATAACCTCCAGTTACCTCTGGCTGCAAAACAACACCATCAATCTTGAAAGGGACTGCACCGGGTCGCAAGCCAGGGTTTAAATAGCAGAGCGAGGAGAATGAATAAATACGCGCTCGATAATTCTTTGCTCTTGGGCTTTTAACGTTTATTTTATGAATGAAAGGCCGCTGGAATCCAAAGTACGAGTACTGAACGTGCTGAACGCCGGCGATTTCAAGAAACTGCAAGTATGGAGTGGTTCCTTCCTGCCTTGGTATTGAGGTCATTCATGCACTCCTGACACCTGATCCCCCTCTGCTACTTTCAGTGGGCGAGAAGGATGGAGAGCTTCTACTTCAGCAGCACTTAAAATCGATAGAttttcttaacaaaaaaaatgcttCGGCGCTCAAAAACGTGGGCGCAGTTATGGAGGTCTGACTGgtgagcaaaacaaaaaacaaacagagagaaaaaaaaacaaaacacaaaacaagtgTAACTGTGGCTTGGATTTTCATTGCTCTAAGCAAATTTATAAGTCATATTTGGGCACTGGAATCCAGCCACGAGTCCCATCTTTGCGTAAGTTGAGgaagcagaaagaaaaatatcacaGGCTTCTTGGAAAACATGCCTTTACATCATGAGCATGAAACTTAATGAAGGTTCATCCCGTACTTGTGGTATTTCCGTGTATTCGTGTCGATTTTGTAGCTTTATAGCTTAAGGAAAGAAAGAGTTCATTGACTTGACTGTGACTTTGCATGCAGAGTTCAGGCGGCACAGTGACGCCTAGGACGAACGGGGTATAAAGTGGAACTACCAACACACAGCGTGTATCGATCTGGTTAACTATTAACATGCTGGACAAACAGTAGGGGATGGAGGAGACTGGTACTGCAAACCTGGGTGGGGTTTTATGCTGTGTACCGGAGGAGTGTGTTTATCCTATTAACAATAAACTCTCTATTTTACTACCGCTGTTGTTCATTTTATGGAAAGTTGGTCTCCATGCACTAAACTCATGCACTGTCTACTGTCCAGATATCTCTTATCTTGCTGtttgttgcttgttttctcttttcctgcCAACTTCCTGGAGGCCACACATTTGTGTAGATGCAAAGCGAATAAGAAAACGCAGTTATGCTGCTCCTAAGAAAGTGAGGTGACCGTGCCTACCTCGTACGGGCTCGCGTTAGGAAAGGTGGATGTTTAGTCACTGTAGTTTCGAAGTCGTGGCCGATCGCTACTGCCACGTagacgtgcacacacacacatgcacacagtgtCTGACAAGCAGGCGCATAAATGCTACAACACCTACGTGTCAGAACCAAGTGAACTGAAAAAGGATCTGTTAGACACACGTTTCTCCGGCTGATTGAGCTTTAGTAAAAACACATGTGTGTAAAGATTAGTGTACAAGATGTCAGGAAGGTAGCCCCGATGCTGAGCAGTTAATTCAATTCACCATTatgaatcagctgtgatggtgaATTTCACCCCGATTCAAATTGTCAGCGGGGTTTGAAGAGAACATTGTAATGCCAATTCTGAATATTCATATTAAGGGATTACTCCATAAACATTTCTTATTTTCAGGCTTTTCCTCCCTGTTTGAGGCTCGGAGACCTGAGGCCAGCTATCCTGTTGAAGTTGTCTCACATACACACTCTATGTAGTTTTAGTCTTGAGCCAACGCAACTTCGAAATAACAACAACGTGAACTTCTTACTCTTAAGAAGCTGACGAAGCTACAAAGACTGACTGGCTTGTTTGGGTGCAACTCTTAGCTTGATGTGCTTAATGTGAGTTAATGCTGGAAAGCTTCATCCCTGCATCACATGTGCTGATTTAAATTTGATGGCTCAAGTCTTCTCTGTATGTCAAAACAAAATACTATTTTTAACTTGTAAGCCACAGTAGATTTGTCTTTTGTGTCCATAGCATTTACTCATCACCAAACATTTCAGTCTTATTTAAAGACTAAATAATTTCCTTTCAACATCTGGGTGCTGTAAGCTAATGCATATATTTATATGCAGTATATGTGTGGACTGTTTTCAGCTGCAGAACTGATACAGACGGCAGGCTTGTAGTACAAAGGGACTCGAAGGAGCATGCATGTAAACAGTTGTGACCGTGTTCAGGGTAAAAACACGGCACGCAGTGCTTCCGCTGACAAAAATGCAGATCTGCAAGACAAAGGAACAAGAAAACGTGGCAATTAATGAGCAGGGTGGCTTCACTGTTAAGTTTGGCCTTTTACAGAGATTTGTTGACAGCAACATAATCTGGAGGTAAGGGCAGATTATCCTGCCATCTTGTACACGACAAGTTCACTGTGCTGGTAGCCGGCAGTATATCATCTGTAAGTATGACAGTGACATCTGTGAGAGATTATCAGTGCAGTCCAGTGGT containing:
- the gramd1bb gene encoding protein Aster-B isoform X2, which translates into the protein MTDTLRPPSLQVSVPKDAPAYSDGGNNAVSDGSVRSSSSTPTLRRKRFKMRRMKNVPSEREIERGRPTNCHLTARSRSSSKEYLQLPSIEITPSSDEDAPSWSRCSTPSASPRRKRFLLRKWLKVREKKEQGSESSSQQSSQQSSLQSSHEDESNRFLTPLIREERSDSAADKISTASNSNKSTPACSPVLRKRSRSPTPQSQEGENMVEKGSDHSSDKSPSTPEQVVQRTYSVQSARSGGKNSKSHKRLSKYDRLNLIKKSQSWYNVLSPTYKQRNEDFRKLFKQLPDTERLIVDYSCALQRDILLQGRLYLSENWICFYSNIFRWETLLTVRLKDICSMTKEKTARLIPNAIQVCTDTEKHFFTSFGARDRTYMMMFRLWQNALLDKPLCPKELWHFVHQCYGNELGLTSDDEDYVPPDDDFNTMGFSEEIPNEENEINNDNLSKNNVEAKPEGSPPPVQKKLIPNSTIPTPGNHDTITFDLPAEEYADCLPDGDLLAVPLVVEEKNETSGPAGPVPSPSLDFNDNEDIPTELSDSSETHDEGEVQAFHEDLNGRQHINEIYKFSVDKLYDILFTESQFMSDFMEQRRFSDIVYHPWKKEEDGNQTREIMYTISLSNPLAPKTATVTETQTLYKASQESECYIIDAEVITHDVPYHDYFYTLNRYMLTRVAKNKCRLRISTELRYRKQPWGLVKGFIEKNFWSGLEENFRHLELELSKLEEILMETHQLSPKAKVVKNSTVRRKKRPLPHMRSQHLDEALSPVTTPTDEEVIQRIKHVAGSTQTRHQSPEHLPGGFALYSVSKLLLIISFVLVLLVFLNMMLFYKLWMLEYSAQSLTTWQGLRFHESKLPQTQMEWAQLLEAQQRYHDAELQKWREIIKSSVVLLDQMKDSLLNLQRGIGLRDYPSETEEKRSRYH
- the gramd1bb gene encoding protein Aster-B isoform X3 → MTDTLRPPSLQVSVPKDAPAYSDGGNNAVSDGSVRSSSSTPTLRRKRFKMRRMKNVPSEREIERGRPTNCHLTARSRSSSKEYLQLPSIEITPSSDEDAPSWSRCSTPSASPRRKRFLLRKWLKVREKKEQGSESSSQQSSQQSSLQSSHEDESNRFLTPLIREERSDSAADKISTASNSNKSTPACSPVLRKRSRSPTPQSQEGENMVEKGSDHSSDKSPSTPEQVVQRTYSVQSARSGGKNSKSHKRLSKKSQSWYNHERQHILRVLSPTYKQRNEDFRKLFKQLPDTERLIVDYSCALQRDILLQGRLYLSENWICFYSNIFRWETLLTVRLKDICSMTKEKTARLIPNAIQVCTDTEKHFFTSFGARDRTYMMMFRLWQNALLDKPLCPKELWHFVHQCYGNELGLTSDDEDYVPPDDDFNTMGFSEEIPNEENEINNDNLSKNNVEAKPEGSPPPVQKKLIPNSTIPTPGNHDTITFDLPAEEYADCLPDGDLLAVPLVVEEKNETSGPAGPVPSPSLDFNDNEDIPTELSDSSETHDEGEVQAFHEDLNGRQHINEIYKFSVDKLYDILFTESQFMSDFMEQRRFSDIVYHPWKKEEDGNQTREIMYTISLSNPLAPKTATVTETQTLYKASQESECYIIDAEVITHDVPYHDYFYTLNRYMLTRVAKNKCRLRISTELRYRKQPWGLVKGFIEKNFWSGLEENFRHLELELSKLEEILMETHQLSPKAKVVKNSTVRRKKRPLPHMRSQHLDEALSPVTTPTDEEVIQRIKHVAGSTQTRHQSPEHLPGGFALYSVSKLLLIISFVLVLLVFLNMMLFYKLWMLEYSAQSLTTWQGLRFHESKLPQTQMEWAQLLEAQQRYHDAELQKWREIIKSSVVLLDQMKDSLLNLQRGIGLRDYPSETEEKRSRYH